A genomic window from Silene latifolia isolate original U9 population chromosome Y, ASM4854445v1, whole genome shotgun sequence includes:
- the LOC141632622 gene encoding secreted RxLR effector protein 161-like encodes MDPRVKLMPNTGDAISQLEYSQVIGCLMYAMTSVRPDIAYPVGKLSRYTSNPSTHHWVAVKRVLQYLKKTMNYGLTYMEHPSVIEGYSDASWISNVEDHFSTSGWVFLLGGGAISWASKKQTCITSSTMESEFIALASAGKEAEWLQNLIYEIPLWPKPISPISILCDNESTLAKAYSQVYNGKSRHLGIRHSAVRELITQGVISVSFVRSQQNLADHLTKGLARDLVYKSMIGMGLKPF; translated from the coding sequence ATGGATCCAAGAGTGAAACTTATGCCTAATACGGGTGATGCAATTTCACAACTTGAGTACTCGCAAGTGATTGGATGTTTAATGTATGCAATGACGAGTGTAAGACCGGATATTGCTTATCCAGTAGGAAAGTTAAGTAGGTACACAAGTAACCCAAGTACTCATCATTGGGTAGCGGTTAAACGTGTATTacaatacttaaagaaaaccatGAACTATGGTTTGACTTATATGGAACATCCATCGGTAATAGAAGGATATTCGGATGCAAGTTGGATCTCCAATGTGGAAGATCATTTTTCTACAAGTGGATGGGTattcttgcttggtggaggcgCCATTTCGTGGGCTTCTAAGAAGCAAACTTGCATTACAAGTTCGACAATGGAGTCGGAATTCATAGCCTTGGCTTCAGCCGGAAAAGAGGCGGAGTGGCTACAGAATTTAATTTATGAGATTCCATTGTGGCCTAAACCTATATCACCAATTTCGATTCTTTGTGATAATGAGTCTACTTTGGCTAAGGCATATAGCCAAGTATATAATGGTAAGTCACGACACCTAGGCATTAGACATAGCGCGGTACGAGAGTTGATCACTCAAGGGGTGATATCGGTGAGTTTCGTGAGATCTCAACAAAATCTAGCTGATCATTTGACCAAGGGATTGGCTAGGGACTTGGTGTACAAGTCAATGATCGGGATGGGTCTAAAGCCCTTTTAA